The following proteins are encoded in a genomic region of Columba livia isolate bColLiv1 breed racing homer chromosome 17, bColLiv1.pat.W.v2, whole genome shotgun sequence:
- the RAN gene encoding GTP-binding nuclear protein Ran, with translation MAAQGEPQVQFKLVLVGDGGTGKTTFVKRHLTGEFEKKYVATLGVEVHPLVFHTNRGPIKFNVWDTAGQEKFGGLRDGYYIQAQCAIIMFDVTSRVTYKNVPNWHRDLVRVCENIPIVLCGNKVDIKDRKVKAKSIVFHRKKNLQYYDISAKSNYNFEKPFLWLARKLIGDPNLEFVAMPALAPPEVVMDPALAAQYEQDLQIAQTTALPDEDDDL, from the exons ATGGCCGCCCAAGGAGAGCCACAAGTGCAGTTTAAG CTTGTCCTGGTTGGTGATGGTGGCACTGGTAAAACAACATTTGTAAAACGTCATTTGACTGGTGAATTTGAAAAGAAGTATGTAG CAACGCTGGGTGTTGAAGTTCATCCTCTGGTGTTCCATACTAACAGAGGCCCTATTAAATTTAACGTATGGGACACAGCTGGTCAAGAAAAATTTGGTGGCCTGCGAGATGGCTACTACATCCAAG CTCAGTGTGCCATTATAATGTTTGATGTAACATCAAGAGTTACTTACAAGAATGTACCTAATTGGCACAGAGATCTGGTACGAGTATGTGAAAACATCCCTATAGTGTTGTGTGGCAACAAAGTGGATATTAAGGACAGAAAAGTCAAAGCAAAATCCATTGTCTTCCACAGGAAGAAGAATCTCCAG TATTACGACATTTCAGCTAAGAGCAACTACAACTTTGAGAAGCCTTTCCTCTGGCTTGCTAGAAAGCTAATTGGAGATCCTAACTTGGAATTTGTTGCCATGCCTGCTCTTGCACCACCTGAAGTTGTTATGGACCCAGCACTGGCAGCACAGTATGAGCAAGACTTACAG ATTGCTCAGACTACTGCACTGCCAGATGAAGATGATGACCTGTGA